Genomic window (Alkalihalobacillus sp. TS-13):
TGAACCCTTGCTTTGTCAATCTGACTCCTGTTGCATTAGCGCCGGTCAGATCATCTGCAATAACTCCAATCATATCAATGCCCCTCACTTTCTATCTGATAGGTCTTTACTTGCTGCTCAATGAGTGCGTAATCTTCTTTATTACCTCGGTTATCTGTGATGAAGCCATTCAGATCAGCTAAAGAACTTACTTTACTGAAGGCTTTATGGTTTATTTTGCTCGAATCCGCCAGCAGCCAAGTTTCTTCAGCAGCTTCCATCATCAGCTTTTTGACCAGTGCTTTTTCTAAGGTGGGTGCTGTAACCCCTGCCTGAATGTCTATCGCATGGGCACCAAGGAAAAACATATCGACGTGGATCCCTCTTAAGAATTCTTGGGTTTGAGCTCCGAATAATGCTCCTACATTGTTTTGCAGGTCTCCTCCGGTCACGATCACTTTTAATGATGAGTCAACAAGCTCGCTCGCAATTTTTATATCATTCGTGATGATCGTGAGGTCCTTTCGGTTTACTAATTGTCGTGCCAATTCTAGGGTGGTTGTCCCTGAATCAAGCAAAATACTTGCTTCATTAGGGATGAATTCCACAGCCTTCTTTGAAATGTTTCTCTTTTCAATTACATTTTTTGTTTCCTTATTTAAATATGGTGTTTCAAGGGTAAGGGAGCGAGGGGAAACAGCTCCACCATGGGTTCTGATCAATTTCCCATCCTGTTCTAATTGAACAAGATCCCTTCGAATAGTCATTTGAGAAACTTTGAACATTTCACTTAACTGTTCAATATCAACTTTTCCAGTTTCGTTCACATGGGAAATGATTTTTTCCCTTCGCTGTGATGGGGACATTGTGTTCATTCCTTTACTGGTTTGTTCATTTTTATCATGAATTACTATCAATTATGTTAAAAACGAACACAAATGTCAACACTTATGTTCGTTTTTTTCGTTTTAATGTTTGAATTTAACATCCGGTGCCTGGCACGACAATTTCCCCCTTGAGCCCCAACGGTTTTCAGATGGTGCCAGGCACCGCTCAAAAATCCAGTGATACTAAGGGGTTTGAAAGGGTGCCTGGCACCCATTAGAAGTCCTGTAATACCAACGCTTTCAAAAGTGTGCCTGGCACCGATCAGAAATCCAGTGATACTAAGGGGTTTGAAAGGGTGCCAGGCACCAAGAAAAATTTAGTCGAAAAAAGTCTTGTAATTATTCAGACTTTTCAATATAATCAATTATGAAAACGATTTCATGTATATACAAGTTTTGGAAGGAGGGGGAATCCTATACGTAGGAGATTTGAATGGCCACGATATCGGATGTAGCGAAGCGTGCCGGATTATCGCGTACAACTGTCTCCAGAGTGATCAATCAACATCCTTATGTCAGGGAGGAAAAGAAGAGACTCGTAGAAAAGGCGATGAGGGAGTTACAGTATGTACCGAATTCCAGTGCCCAGAAATTGAGGAAGCAAAAAACCGAGACGATTGCAGTGTATGTGCCACGCCTGACGAATCCGTTTTTCAGCCAGCTCGTTGAAACAATAGAAGAGGTCGCTGCAGAAAAAGGATTTCAACTCTTATTCTGTCAAACCAGATATAACAAGCAACAAGAATTAAATTATCTGCAATTGCTCCGAGGAAAGCAGATTGATGGGTTGATCCTCACGTCAATGGAAAATCCCTGGTCTGAAATTGAAAATTATCTATCCTACGGACCGATCGTCCTCTGTAATGAATATGATTATGATGCTAAAGTTCCCATGGCACATCTAGACCAGGTGATGGGAGGCTATATCGGTACAAAGCATTTACTTGATCGTGGGCATAAAGCAATTGTTTACTGCAGTTCAGAGCCAGGTGGCAGCCGGGTATCAAAAGGCAGACAAGAAGGCTACATAAAAGCTATGCAGCAGGCTGGCATTTCAATTGATCCGGAATGGATGTACACCGATCAATTTACGATTGAAGGCGGTAAACGATTATTCTATCGGCTCCACAATCTAAAAAATAGACCGACAGCTGTTTTTACAGGAAGTGATGAAGTTGCTTCGGGATTGATATTCGAAGCCAGGAAAAACGGTTACCGGATCCCAGAAAATCTCGCAGTCATCGGATTCGATGACCAACCAATTGCTGAATTGATGGGACTCACAACAGTCAAACAGCCTGTTCATCAGTTAGGAAGAACAGCAATGGAATTGATGGTCGAACAGATCCAATCATCGGAAAAATTCAGTTCCAATCGTGTTGAATTACCATTTGAACTTATTATTCGAGAGTCGACGTAAAACAATACGAATAATGTAGATTTTCGCTTGATTTATTTTTTTACATTTAAAGAAAGTATAGAATACTTTCATCAATATAAGCGCAACTAAAACTCAGCCTGCTCCAAAGGCTTGGCTTTGCCAAGTTTCCTTTACAGTTTGTGAAATCGATTCCAATTTCAAAAAAGTTTAAGGGGAGGATCTCTAATGAAAAAATTAAAATGGACAAGCCTTTTTTCACTTTTACTTGCTCTAAGCCTAATCCTTGCTGCCTGCAGCTCAAATGGCGAGGATGGCAGCAGCGGTGACGAAGGTGAAAACAAATCAGATGGTGAAAAAGTGACGATCGTTTATGCAAGTGGTCAGGATGCAACAAAAGGTACTGAAAAAGTCATAGAAGCATTTGAAAAAGAACATCCGAATATCAAGGTTGAATTTCGGGAAATGCCTTCGGATACTGGTGCTCAACACAATGCCTATGTTACAGCACTCAACGGGAAATCCAGTGAAATTGATGTTTTGGACTTAGATGTCATATGGCCGGCTGAATTTGCACAAGCTGGGTATGTCATGCCGTTAGATCGTTTTATCAAAAAAGACAAAATTGATATGGACACTTACAACGAAGGTGCGGTGAGTGCTGCGAACTTTGAAGGAAGACAATGGGCGATGCCTAAATACATTGACGCTGGTATGCTTTTCTATCGTAAGGATATGGTTGAAGAACCACCTAAAACCTGGGATGAATTGATGACCAAAGCTGGCGAGCTACAAGGTCAAGATGGTACGAAATTCGGTTACCTTATGCAAGGAAAGCAATACGAAGGGTTAGTATGTAATGCTGTTGAGTTCATTGCTAGCTATGGGGGAGCAATTGTCAATGAAAACGGTGAAGTAGTTATAGACAGTGAGGAATCAATCAAAGGACTTACGAAGATGGTTGAAATAGCGAACTCAGAGATCGTTCCTGAAAACATTACTAACTTCACGGAGCCTGAGTCCCACACCTCATTCATTGAAGGTGAATCTCCTTTCATCCGTAACTGGCCTTACCAATATGCGTTGGCGAATGACGAAGAACAATCTAAAATTGTTGATAAAGTCGGAGTCGCACCACTTCCGGAAGGTGATGCTGGAACAGCTGCAGCCTTAGGTGGATGGATGACGGCAATTAGTGCTTATTCGGAGCATCCAGAAGAAGCATGGGAGTTCATGAAATTCATGACTGGACCTGAAGGACAGAAAATTCAAGCGATCCATGGAGGTAAAGCCCCAACGATTTCTTCTTTATATGAGGATGAAGAAGTCCTGGAAGCAAATCCATTCTTTAAAGAAGAAGGATTCGTAAACGCTCTTGAATCTGCTGTATCTCGTCCAGTCGTCGCAAATTATCCTGAGATTTCAGAAATCATTCAGATTGAAGTCTCTAAAGCCATCGCAGGACAAAGTACACCAGAAGAAGCTGCTAAAGCAATGCAATCAAAAATTGAGAGTGCCATGAAATAACGAAAATCAGATAGGGCTGGCTCTAACATATGTCACTCGGGGTTGTGTCGAAATGCCCCAGAGTAAGACACGATGGGGTCAGCTTCTATCATTTGAAAGGTGTGAAGATGGATTGAGTGATAGTACTAAGAAGAAACGAAAAAAACTTTCTGAAAGCTCCGTTGCATACTTATTAATTGCTCCTTCACTACTTTTGATTCTCGTTATTGCAATATGGCCGGTTATCCAATCCTTTTATTTTTCATTGTTTGATATGAGGCTGAACAATCCGACTAAATCAGAGGTTCATACGAGCCATATGATCGATCTGCACCGTTATTTGGATAACTATTTTCTTTTGGAGGGTGCGATTGATAAAGAATTAGATAACGCTAGCGGAGGAAACGAAGAAACACTAAATTCTGTGAAACAAGACTTATCAACGCTTGATTCATCATTATTAGAGGATGAAGAAATCAAAGAACGTTATGAAATCATCGATGAAAAATTGATGAAATTTGAAAAGGTCGGTTCCAAGGAGAAGCTTGTCGAGGTTGAAAAAGAACGTGCTGAAGACATACAAGCAACGCTCAATGATATCAAGGAGAAAGTGAACGGTCTTGATGAACTGGAGGACCCGAAGACTGTCAAAGGATTGAGCAATGCACTAG
Coding sequences:
- a CDS encoding ABC transporter substrate-binding protein is translated as MKKLKWTSLFSLLLALSLILAACSSNGEDGSSGDEGENKSDGEKVTIVYASGQDATKGTEKVIEAFEKEHPNIKVEFREMPSDTGAQHNAYVTALNGKSSEIDVLDLDVIWPAEFAQAGYVMPLDRFIKKDKIDMDTYNEGAVSAANFEGRQWAMPKYIDAGMLFYRKDMVEEPPKTWDELMTKAGELQGQDGTKFGYLMQGKQYEGLVCNAVEFIASYGGAIVNENGEVVIDSEESIKGLTKMVEIANSEIVPENITNFTEPESHTSFIEGESPFIRNWPYQYALANDEEQSKIVDKVGVAPLPEGDAGTAAALGGWMTAISAYSEHPEEAWEFMKFMTGPEGQKIQAIHGGKAPTISSLYEDEEVLEANPFFKEEGFVNALESAVSRPVVANYPEISEIIQIEVSKAIAGQSTPEEAAKAMQSKIESAMK
- a CDS encoding LacI family DNA-binding transcriptional regulator, with product MATISDVAKRAGLSRTTVSRVINQHPYVREEKKRLVEKAMRELQYVPNSSAQKLRKQKTETIAVYVPRLTNPFFSQLVETIEEVAAEKGFQLLFCQTRYNKQQELNYLQLLRGKQIDGLILTSMENPWSEIENYLSYGPIVLCNEYDYDAKVPMAHLDQVMGGYIGTKHLLDRGHKAIVYCSSEPGGSRVSKGRQEGYIKAMQQAGISIDPEWMYTDQFTIEGGKRLFYRLHNLKNRPTAVFTGSDEVASGLIFEARKNGYRIPENLAVIGFDDQPIAELMGLTTVKQPVHQLGRTAMELMVEQIQSSEKFSSNRVELPFELIIREST
- a CDS encoding DeoR/GlpR family DNA-binding transcription regulator, giving the protein MNTMSPSQRREKIISHVNETGKVDIEQLSEMFKVSQMTIRRDLVQLEQDGKLIRTHGGAVSPRSLTLETPYLNKETKNVIEKRNISKKAVEFIPNEASILLDSGTTTLELARQLVNRKDLTIITNDIKIASELVDSSLKVIVTGGDLQNNVGALFGAQTQEFLRGIHVDMFFLGAHAIDIQAGVTAPTLEKALVKKLMMEAAEETWLLADSSKINHKAFSKVSSLADLNGFITDNRGNKEDYALIEQQVKTYQIESEGH